In Candidatus Methylomirabilota bacterium, a single window of DNA contains:
- a CDS encoding branched-chain amino acid transaminase: MPPIAFINNAFVPIDEAKVSIRTNALHYGTGIFEGIRAYWNAQHKQLFVFKMAEHYERLLNNCRVLRLKVGKDVKELCDITLELVRKNEHREDTYIRPLAYISSEGLGPKLIGYETGFAIYTLPLGDYIDTSTGVKVGFSSWRRISDNTIPARCKVTGGYVNSALAKTEALEQGFDEAIFLTQDGFISEGSAMNIFLIRDGKLMTPDRSADILEGITREVLIELGREELGLEVIERAVGRSELYLADEAFLCGTGAQVSPIIEVDRRAIGNGKIGPLTAKIQELYFRVVKAEHPKYQHWCAPVY; the protein is encoded by the coding sequence ATGCCGCCCATCGCATTTATCAACAATGCGTTTGTCCCAATCGACGAGGCCAAGGTCAGCATCCGCACCAATGCGCTCCATTACGGCACCGGTATCTTCGAGGGTATTCGCGCCTATTGGAACGCTCAGCACAAGCAGCTCTTCGTCTTCAAAATGGCGGAACACTACGAGCGCCTGCTCAACAACTGTCGCGTCCTTCGACTCAAAGTGGGAAAAGATGTCAAGGAGCTTTGTGACATCACCTTGGAACTGGTCCGGAAAAACGAACATCGAGAGGATACCTACATCCGACCACTCGCCTACATCAGCTCTGAAGGCCTGGGACCCAAGCTCATCGGGTATGAGACGGGCTTTGCCATCTACACGCTTCCCCTGGGGGACTATATCGATACATCCACAGGGGTCAAGGTCGGCTTCAGCTCCTGGCGGCGGATCAGCGATAATACGATTCCGGCCAGATGCAAGGTGACTGGGGGCTACGTGAATTCTGCGTTGGCGAAAACAGAGGCACTGGAGCAAGGTTTCGATGAGGCGATCTTTTTGACTCAGGACGGTTTTATCTCTGAAGGTTCGGCCATGAACATCTTCCTGATCCGAGACGGAAAGCTGATGACCCCGGATAGGTCGGCCGATATCCTGGAGGGAATCACTCGAGAGGTCCTCATCGAACTGGGTCGCGAAGAACTTGGTCTCGAGGTGATTGAACGTGCCGTGGGACGGTCAGAGCTCTACCTCGCTGACGAGGCCTTTCTCTGTGGAACCGGGGCCCAGGTTTCTCCGATCATTGAGGTGGATCGCCGCGCCATAGGCAACGGCAAGATTGGGCCCCTCACCGCAAAGATCCAAGAGCTGTATTTCCGCGTCGTCAAGGCAGAGCACCCGAAATATCAGCACTGGTGTGCTCCCGTCTATTAG
- a CDS encoding response regulator — MGARILVADDSATIQKVVEFTLSREDVELVQARSGDEAMQKAREVKPDLMLIDHSMPGQSGQELCGAIRQDPQLKDVPIILMAGVSGNVDEAAARQAGATDVVIKPFESQVLIGKVKQLLLGAPAAVAGEAAAPRLQEEVAVETGETPIVMQSQEEMLVEEIKIPAGVTGEEAPLEIVAEGPSEGSILTYDLSSTEGAELSMEHVLHEDAQPSAAPERELAIEDMAAAVGFGTSATQTVGEKPADVVPSPRPVQEVPTAPVGPVTLPPDMVETLARQVSEQVATHIVQEIRADLLQQIERLLWEVVPDLAEQLLTQEIQRIRDLVEGKK; from the coding sequence ATGGGTGCCCGGATCCTGGTCGCGGACGATAGCGCTACCATTCAGAAGGTGGTCGAGTTCACCCTGAGCCGGGAGGATGTGGAGCTGGTCCAGGCTCGAAGTGGTGATGAGGCCATGCAGAAGGCTCGGGAGGTGAAGCCGGACCTGATGCTGATTGACCACTCTATGCCCGGCCAATCGGGTCAGGAACTCTGCGGAGCCATCCGACAGGACCCTCAGCTGAAAGATGTCCCAATTATCCTGATGGCAGGGGTCTCGGGGAATGTGGACGAAGCAGCGGCGCGCCAGGCTGGGGCCACCGACGTTGTCATTAAGCCTTTTGAATCCCAGGTGCTCATTGGGAAAGTGAAGCAGCTGCTGCTTGGGGCGCCCGCGGCCGTCGCTGGGGAAGCGGCAGCTCCCCGTCTGCAGGAAGAAGTGGCCGTGGAAACAGGAGAGACGCCCATCGTTATGCAGTCCCAAGAAGAGATGTTGGTAGAAGAGATCAAGATACCCGCGGGGGTGACGGGAGAGGAGGCCCCGCTGGAGATAGTGGCCGAGGGACCATCGGAAGGGTCGATCCTCACCTACGACCTCTCCTCGACGGAGGGAGCAGAGCTTTCCATGGAACACGTGCTGCACGAAGATGCGCAGCCGTCGGCGGCTCCCGAGCGAGAACTGGCGATTGAGGATATGGCAGCTGCCGTCGGGTTTGGGACGTCGGCAACCCAGACCGTGGGAGAAAAGCCTGCGGATGTAGTGCCAAGCCCTCGACCAGTTCAGGAAGTACCAACAGCACCGGTAGGGCCCGTGACGCTCCCGCCCGACATGGTCGAGACCCTCGCGCGCCAGGTGTCGGAGCAGGTTGCCACCCACATTGTCCAGGAAATTCGGGCAGACCTCCTCCAACAGATTGAGCGACTTCTCTGGGAAGTCGTCCCCGATCTCGCCGAACAGCTGCTCACCCAGGAGATCCAACGGATCCGGGATCTCGTCGAAGGAAAGAAGTAA